From the Candida dubliniensis CD36 chromosome 2, complete sequence genome, the window aaaaaaaaaagcaaagataaagaaatgCTGGTTTTGTGGTATTTCCGATGAGAATCGAATCGAATAATTCTGAGCATAATATTTCACTACCGACCATTCCGTAAGATTCTTTAACCAATCTACAATTAACTTAAGACTTTCAGAAGAatcttcaaataaaaaaaaaaaaaagcaaagtTACGATTAAAGTCTCTAGATTTATCATATAAAGCTACTTCTATTCTATGCGTATAAATTAGTTTcgtttttttattattttcctCAGCTAGTGCAATatacttttcttttgaCAAAAAGAGTAGTATTGCTTTTATACAAAGCAAGGATTGCAGACacaacaaaagaaagaatcaaattcatttacaaaagaaaaggtAGATCTTACCCACTCAAGCTATTTTTTTAGAAACATTGGTGAACCCTACTCCCTTGATAGAAATGGTCATATACTTGTCATCACCATCGAGCTCTTCTGCGTcatctttgaaaaatgcTTCAGTGCCAAAAACTTCTTGTATATCTCTGAGCACAAACACCAAATTCTCGTCAATCTCATTCTTTTGAATTTTCAAGCGACCAATATCTTCTTTTCCAATAGTCATATACACAAGTGCTAATGGTAACTGGTATCTCCCAACAACTCCACTATTTGTTATTTCCTCTAGCAACTGGTAAGCAGTTAACTCACCTGCATCTTCTGGTAAACTCCCAGCAGAACCAACATTCTCAGTAACAATTCTCCAACCACGCTTCAGCTCAGCAACCAAAGTGATTCCAAATCCTGGTGACTTTCCTGAATTTTCACCTCTCCAGACATCTGCAGTGATGTTAACTTCACATCCTGTGGGTTTCAAAACTGCTCTTGCTGAATCAATCATTCTATTAACAATCGATGGGGAAACTCTTGTACAATAAGCAACGCCTCTGATGGCAGAAAATTTAGGAACATCTAATGCATGAAGAGTTAATGGTTGCGGAATCAAAGAGTTACATAACAAGTGCACTTCGCCTCCACCTAATGGGGCAGATCCTCTTTTTAATATATGCAATGAAACTTCCCTCACGCCAAACTTTTCCATTACTGGCAATAATCCCCATTTAATGGCATCAACACCAGTGTCATTCCCTGGCATATTAGTTAATcctttgaaaataatgctaaatttctttttagaaAATGGTGCCAACATTAACATTGGTTCAATGAAATATCCGATAGATTTTGTATCAGGACAATTGTGAGTAAGATCTCCACCTATTATAATGCCGGGTCTATAAATGATTGTTGTACCCGTATATGAGATTTCAATATGTGATCCATTGGTTACGGCTTCTAGTAATCTGAGAAAAGAAACTTCGTGATCTTTCAAACCTGGATTCAAGTCTTGGGATCGAATTTTGGTAATTTTAATAGGTTTCCCCGACAATGTGGCTAGCACCAATCTTAATCTAAAATTCCTGTGTCcttcaaatattattatctttttgGGAGTAACACTGGTCATTATTTAGAGTCTTGACTAACAAGGTAGAACAGTTTCTATTTGTTGTGTGGTTTATTAGTTTAATTctagtattttttttaaaaagaaCACTTCTGttatgaattttttttttttttcttccatGTACATCGACTCTGCTCATCACAAACTGCAAAGAGCTGAAAAAAGTGTTTTTGCAAACGGTGGTGCTACCAAATGCTTAAGttttgtttgaaaaaatagaGCTAATATGGTATATTTGTAAAAAGTTGATCGTTTTTGATAACTTACTCCTTGTAAACAATTCAACGATAGAAGTGGATAAACTGTACAACTGTGCTGGTTTGAAATagtatttatatttgttgtaAAATGCCTGTAATATACTCACACATACTTATATAAACTGGCACCAGGTTACCTCAAGAAAGCAATGTACAAAATAGTTCAGTTAATAGTACGGAGTACAGTATTCCTAACAATTGGCTTCTTCTATTAGGATGTATTCTACTGATTACATTTAAAGGCTTGGTGCCTTGAGATGAATGGGATTGGGTTTTGGGTAGTGTCCATTGGTAAACTTTTCAGTTGTTGTTActgttgttatttttttttttttcctcaCCTGTACGCTTAACTTCAAGAAACAAAGGTTGTTATCGATTAATAACAATACTCAACTTACTCGAATATATCATATATATCAATGGCCAGTACACCTCAAGAACCGTCCAATTTGAAGAGAGAGTTAGATAATGGTGAGGATTCCAACTCACCGAacaaaaaatccaaaacaGAGGCCAGACCGGAAAACCAGAACTCATTGGAGTCTGATTTCAATGGCTTACCAGAGGCTTTACTACAAACTGAAACAAATGGAGCATCACCAGCAGCAACACCAATTGATACCTCTAATGTATCGAATACAAAGGATCGTGATCATGATACGTCCAAATTGAATGATGCGATTGCGGCTGCAGGAGTTGATattcaacaagaagaagagatattattacaacaacaattgaatagAAAATCAGCAGAAGGTATTGCCAGTAATTTAAAAAGTGTGATCAGGTCTAGTAAATCACCTccatttttgaataattatcatttaGCAGCTTTTATAGATAAAGTAGCTAAACAAAACggaattcaacaaaatttcTTAATGGATGGCGAGATGTTGGAGTTGATTTCGGCTGCCTGTGAGACTTGGCTAAGTAATCTagcaacaaaaacaataattttgtCACGTCATAGGAGAAGGGGAATACCTGTTATTAATAAGAAATCAGGAAGTAGCTCTGTTCCAAGATCAGAAATTTCCAAAGAATTGAGAAGTTTGGctttaaaacaaaaagaaatggaaGAGAAACGAGTGAATAAAAGAGTGATGTTGGGGTTAGAGAAAAGTACTAAAGATGCATCTAAAAATGACGAAAACGGTGAATCAAAGGCTGGTGCTGAAGAAACGTTACATCGCGCAGCAAACGCTACGGCTGCAATGATGACCATGAATCCGGGGAGAAAGAAATATAGTTGGATGACCTCAAGTACTACAGTAGGAGGCGGGTCAGACTTTGGGAAATCCAGTAGTGGCACATCTAAGGACTCGGGAAAACTTCAGAGCCCTATTATTTCCGTGCGTGGTGATAATGGTCTTAGATTTCGAGAAATAAGGTCTGGTAATTCCATAATTATGAAGGATTTGCTAGGAGcaattgaagatgaaaaaatGGGTACTAGAAATGCTGTAATAAAAGGTTATGccaaattgaaagattGAATTACGAATAGctgaataaaaaaaagaaagaaaagaatgtGTATATATAGTTATCTGTGTCGATAATAGTTTTACATGATATAGTGCTTTATGATTCATATATTTGGCAGGAGAATTGGGAGGTGCCAGTAACATGGCAAGTTGTATTCTCATTATGATCCTTCGAAAGGGGAAACCCGTGCGATGTAGGCatctcttttctttttctctgaTTATGGTGCACCtttgttttgattcttACATCTTCgcgttgttgtttttttttttttttttaattggttTTTATGTTTTGGTTAGGATCATTTCGCccatttcttttcaatcaCAACAAATCATTATCAGTTATAAGCATAATTTACCAACACAATGGATTTCAATCTTTCATCATATTTCAACGCGTTTGATGTTGATAAGGATTATCAAATAGAGTTTTCTGATGTGGATTCAAAATTAGATGCTATTACAGATTCTTTGGCAAACAATCCCGAATCCCTAAATTATAACCAGgaattattagaagatCTTGTTGAGTTGACACATGGATTTAGAGTGTTGGAGGAAAAAAAGCGTCATCAGTTAGCATATCTTattacttcttctttaaaTGCTGTTGGACAATCATATGATAACGTAATCCAGGCTGGTGATTTTCTCGACAATGTTGATACTATCAAGTCAACTTTAGAAAGATATGGctatttgatatttgttCTTTTGAAGTATCTCGGGAAAGAGGATTTCTCACAGGTTGGCAATGCAAGATCACAGAAAGCTGTTCCTCGGGAAGTATTGGCTAGAtggaaatcaaattgtaCTGAAGTCGAGAATGGTTTGACTGCAGTTATAACTATCTTGAACCTTGACTTGAGTAAAGTATTTGTCACAACCCCTGAACGGGATTCATTTGTGGAATTGTTTTCCAGACCgattattaatttgatGGAAAGCCCAGAGAGAATGAAGTTGGTACCtattaaattgttgattttcaaGGCCTTGTGCATTGCTGTCACCAAACATAAACATGGATCTATGCTTCAGCACTCCATCATTCAATGTCTCACGTATTATGCTCATTTGCCACAGTATATGGCAGGATTACTACATACATTGACAGAAAAATACGATTATATGGTTTTAACTGAAGAAATATTACGAGAGATTTCCCAAACTCATTTCAACTCAAATGATACCAACGGTCCGAAAGCAGTATCTGAATTTCTTATCAAGTTGTCAGAGTTGAGTCCAAGGTTAATTTTGCGTCAGATGACAAGTATCTCACAGTTATTGGATAATAGTAATCAAACATTAAGATGCTCGGTTGTGGAAGCATGTGGTaacattgttgttgatattctAAAAAATAGTACTAAAGATCAAggtgaagatgaagatgcaGATTATTATAGACACCAGGTCGTCAAACTCTTGAATTTGTTAGAAGAGAGATTTTTGGACCAGAATCCCTATGTGCGTACAAAGGCATTCCAAGCTTTGTCTAAAGTCGCTGATCTAAAAGTCAAATTAACTGAACGAAGAcagaaaatgatgatgttggCTGTAAGGTCACTCGAAGATAGAAGTACTTTGGTCAGAAGAAATGCCATTAAATTGATGTCTAAATTAATACTTAATCACCAATTTCAAGGTTCTCACGGAACACAGTTGGCATTGACATTCTGGAAACGAAAATTAGACGATGCCGAAGCGGAACTAATGAAATACATACCTGCAGATGCCCAACCTAGGACTGAACAATCAGACTCCAGTGGTGTCGAAGATAATGGAAATGAATTGGATAAAGTAGAGCAAGAGGAGGATCTGAACGAAAGAGAAGAAACCATTAAGGAAGGTGAACCAATAATGGACATTGATAAAGAGAATGTTTCGGAAGAAGGTGAAGGTGAAGGTGATATTGTTGCCAACACATCATcttttaatgataatttacCGGATGCAACTGTCTTGGCAAGGGTTAAATTAACTACCAACTATTATAAAGATGCTGTGGATTTTGTTGAAGCTGTCCATCATGGAACTGAAGTTATTTCTGGgttattattttctaaGAATAGAAATGAGGCGATAGATGCAATGGATTTCCTTGTTTTGGCAGATGCTTACGGTATCGAAAACTCGCACATTGGTATCAGAAAAATGCTTCATTTGGTTTGGATGAAAGGGTCTTCTGATGAAGGAAAATCGGTACCTGCacatttaattgattgctACAAGTCATTGTTCTTGATAGCTCCAGCTTCTGCCAGTAAGATTGAGAAAGCTACTTATATTGCCAAGAATTTAATTGGTTTGACCTTGAAAGCTTCTGTAGCAGATTTGGCTTCATTAGAGAAGTTGTTGGGTCTTATGTATGCGGCAATGATGATCAATTTTGAAGTTATTAACGTATTGTGGCAAATTTATAACCTCAATGATCGCAGTGAGGAAGTGAGGAAACAGAAACGAGGAGCTATCATTATTTTGGGGATGCTTTCTCTTGAAGACAATCAGATTGCCGTTAAGGGCTTTGACTCCTTATTGAATATTGGATTGGGTGAGGAAGGTAAAGACGATTTGATCCTTGGTAGGTATACGTGTATTGCGTTACAACGTGTTATATCAGCAGACGCAAAGAAAAATTCTACTGTGGTCAAAATTCcaagagaagaagaagcgATAGCTaaattcaaacaaattttaattgattataatgaAAATCCAGAATGGTATTCTATTAGTGAAGAAGCAATTGATGCTATTTTTCAACTATCATCAGAGCCTGACAGGGTTTGTTCAGATGTTATCAAAAGTAAAGCGATTGCTGTTTTCGATGACAGTAAAGCTTCCGTGGAGAATCCGGGTATTGCATTGTCTCAGTTGCTATTTATTGCTGGGCATGTTGCAATCAAGACAATTGTTTTTCTAGAGAAACTTGAAGGACaattcaaaaagaaaaagcatGAAGCTGAATCGAAAAAGGGTACTGGAATTTCCAACAATGGTGGTGCTGGTGGTGCTGGTagtgctgctgctgcttcTGGTGGTGCTGCTGACACTCAAGAGGAAGCAAATGAAGAGAACGAGTTGGAAATGATTGGAGGTACTTCCGAAGATGATTTTGCTGATGCCGTCGTACATGTCAAAGAACGAGAATTACTCTATGGTGATTATTCATTATTGGGAAGATTTGGACCTTTAGTGAAAGAAATTTGTGCACACCCTAAacaatttccaaatttgaGGTTGCAACGCTCTGCTGTACTTTGTTTGGCTAAATTGATGTGTGTTTCATCGATCTATTGTGAGGAGAATTTGCCATTATTACTTCAAATTATGGAAAAATCAGATGATCCTGTCACTCGATGCAACTGTGTACTTGGTTTGGGAGATGTGGCTGTTTGTTTTAACAATATTGTGGACGAAAATACGGAATACATATACAGTCGTCTTACCGATGAGAATATTATGGTGCAAAGAACATGTTTGATGACAGTCACATTTTTGATCCTTGCCGGTCAAGTGAAGGTAAAGGGTCAATTGTCGTCTATGGCCAAGTGTTTGGAAAATCCAGATCAAAGTATAAGTGACATGTGTAGATTATTCTTTGCAGAATTGGCTACCAAAGACAATGCAATTTACAATGGATTCATTGATATTTTCAGTGGGTTGTCTAATGACCAAACCTTGGCCAAAGATGAGATGAAACGAATTATACGATTCTTGGTCGGgtttattgataaagaaaagCATCAGAAGCAATTGGCAGAAAAGTTGTTGGCAAGGTTACCAAAGTGTCAACTGGAAAATCAATGGCAAGATGTGGCTTTTGTTTTACAAACTATTCCTTACAAAAACGATGCTATTACTGCTGCCTTAGAAGAAGGTTTCACGTTGGTTCTGGCCAAGCATTAGTACCATCGATTTATAACATAGATTATGTAGTGATAAATTCTATGCCATGTTACAGTCGTGTTGTGACCGAAGTATCGGatatttcttgttgttgttgcagtGAGAATGtcgttttatttttcttgtcgTTTTTTGTCTCACTGTTGTGTAATGTATAGCTCAGtctttgaaatcaaagaaacaacaacaacaaatacaacaaaTACATTCCAAACCAAACTGCGCTACAATTAACATtctcaattgattcaagtAGACAATGATTTCAATCATCCAAGATGGGATATCTCAGTTGCTGGGTATATCGGGTCTAGACGAGGCTAATTTAAAGATCTTGATATGTACTTTGTTGTCTTTTCCATTCAgtataattttcaaaagatTGCCAGATCAGGATTATACCTTGAAGAACATTTACAACGTAGctgtttcttgtttttatGTATTTGGTATTTGTGATTTAAGGTCTGGTATTTCAACGCTATTGATCTCGGCAACAGGATCATACTTTATTACAAGATATGTACGCACCAAATCAATGCCATGGATaaactttttatttttgatgaTTCACATGGCTTATAGTCATGTTCATTTGcaattttttaaagaataTGATCCTAAGCAGATTGATATAACTGGTGCTCAAATGATTTTGGTTATGAAATTGTCAGCATTTGGTTGGAATATACATGATGGGAAACAGCCAAGACTGGCtttgaatgaatttaaCAAGACAAGGGCTATTCCTAGGCATCCAAATGTGTTGCCATATATTGGCtatgtatttttttatgcTTCATTATTAACAGGACCAGCTTTTGATTATGCAGATTATGACAAGTTCATCCATGGAACATTGTTTGATGATGTTCCAGAAGAGAAGAGACCTgggaaaaacaaaagaagaatacCTAGATCCGGTGTTCAAGCATTTAAGAAGCTTTTGTTGGGGTTCTTTTGGGCATTCTTGTTATTCCAAAGTGACAAGTTTGTCACTATGGAGTATATGTTTACCTCTGATTTTGTGCATTATCATGGTTTGTTTTACAGAATTATTTACATGTGGATATTAGGATTCACATTTCgattaaaatattataCAATTTGGACAATTGCTGAAGGAGCTTGTATTTTGTGTGGTATTGGATACAATGGCGTGGATCCGGAAACAGGAGAGTTTAAATGGAATAGAGTTCAAAATATAGATCCTTGGTCATTTGAAACCGGACAGAATGTACACGCTTGTTTGGAGGCTTGGAATCAAAATACTAATATCTGGTTGAAAAACTACGTGTATTTGCGGGTTGCAAAACCAGGTAAGAAACCAGGATTCAAGAGCACAATTTTCACATTCACTACAAGTGCATTCTGGCACGGTACCAGACCAGGGTACTATTTGACGTTTATTGTTGGTGCCTTGTTGCAAACTGTTGGCAAATTTTATAGAAGAAACTTTAGACCTATCTTTTTGGAAGCAGATGGGAAGACACCCAAGCCTACCAAAATTGTTTATGATTTTGTATGCTGGGCCAATACCCAATTGGCATTTGGGTTTTTTTCTCAACCATTTGTGATTTTGGGATTTACAAAATCGTTAGAATGCTGGGCTTCTGTCTATTATTGGTTGTTATGGGTCATTGCGTTATCATTTTTCACTTTTAGTGGACCATTTGCAAAACCCGTGactaaatttttcaaatcattacaACCATCGTACAGAGCACAACAACGTAAATCAAGGGAAGATAAATACAAGTTGAATAATGAGGAGGCAAGCATTGTCGAACAAGCTGTTGGTGCTAAATTAGGGCAAGACTATGATATCCCCACCCTTGGATTGCCTCCGTTTGATGTGTTTACGGATTTTGATCAGAAAGAAGTTGATCATGATATACAGCACTTGCGCAAGGCATGGACATCATTTAGAGGGCGTAGAGGGTCTATTAATGAGAACGATTTCGAAGGGTTGAAGAACGcttataataatttcaccaatgaaattaatgacATATTTAATACTAAAAAGGAAGAAttcaagaaacaaaaacttGACAAAcagaattaaataaaatacgTTCATTTTACTATAGtaattatattgaaatgAAGACCACAAGAATGTTAAACtgtttatcaataaataaatctaaatcaaataaaaaaaaaaagaacgaGAGAAAGTTGTTGC encodes:
- a CDS encoding RNA terminal phosphate cyclase-like protein, putative (Similar to S. cerevisiae RCL1); the protein is MTSVTPKKIIIFEGHRNFRLRLVLATLSGKPIKITKIRSQDLNPGLKDHEVSFLRLLEAVTNGSHIEISYTGTTIIYRPGIIIGGDLTHNCPDTKSIGYFIEPMLMLAPFSKKKFSIIFKGLTNMPGNDTGVDAIKWGLLPVMEKFGVREVSLHILKRGSAPLGGGEVHLLCNSLIPQPLTLHALDVPKFSAIRGVAYCTRVSPSIVNRMIDSARAVLKPTGCEVNITADVWRGENSGKSPGFGITLVAESKRGWRIVTENVGSAGSLPEDAGELTAYQLLEEITNSGVVGRYQLPLALVYMTIGKEDIGRLKIQKNEIDENLVFVLRDIQEVFGTEAFFKDDAEELDGDDKYMTISIKGVGFTNVSKKIA
- a CDS encoding TFIID subunit, putative (Similar to S. cerevisiae TAF4), which codes for MASTPQEPSNLKRELDNGEDSNSPNKKSKTEARPENQNSLESDFNGLPEALLQTETNGASPAATPIDTSNVSNTKDRDHDTSKLNDAIAAAGVDIQQEEEILLQQQLNRKSAEGIASNLKSVIRSSKSPPFLNNYHLAAFIDKVAKQNGIQQNFLMDGEMLELISAACETWLSNLATKTIILSRHRRRGIPVINKKSGSSSVPRSEISKELRSLALKQKEMEEKRVNKRVMLGLEKSTKDASKNDENGESKAGAEETLHRAANATAAMMTMNPGRKKYSWMTSSTTVGGGSDFGKSSSGTSKDSGKLQSPIISVRGDNGLRFREIRSGNSIIMKDLLGAIEDEKMGTRNAVIKGYAKLKD
- a CDS encoding Non-SMC subunit of the condensin complex, putative (Similar to S. cerevisiae YCS4) encodes the protein MDFNLSSYFNAFDVDKDYQIEFSDVDSKLDAITDSLANNPESLNYNQELLEDLVELTHGFRVLEEKKRHQLAYLITSSLNAVGQSYDNVIQAGDFLDNVDTIKSTLERYGYLIFVLLKYLGKEDFSQVGNARSQKAVPREVLARWKSNCTEVENGLTAVITILNLDLSKVFVTTPERDSFVELFSRPIINLMESPERMKLVPIKLLIFKALCIAVTKHKHGSMLQHSIIQCLTYYAHLPQYMAGLLHTLTEKYDYMVLTEEILREISQTHFNSNDTNGPKAVSEFLIKLSELSPRLILRQMTSISQLLDNSNQTLRCSVVEACGNIVVDILKNSTKDQGEDEDADYYRHQVVKLLNLLEERFLDQNPYVRTKAFQALSKVADLKVKLTERRQKMMMLAVRSLEDRSTLVRRNAIKLMSKLILNHQFQGSHGTQLALTFWKRKLDDAEAELMKYIPADAQPRTEQSDSSGVEDNGNELDKVEQEEDSNEREETIKEGEPIMDIDKENVSEEGEGEGDIVANTSSFNDNLPDATVLARVKLTTNYYKDAVDFVEAVHHGTEVISGLLFSKNRNEAIDAMDFLVLADAYGIENSHIGIRKMLHLVWMKGSSDEGKSVPAHLIDCYKSLFLIAPASASKIEKATYIAKNLIGLTLKASVADLASLEKLLGLMYAAMMINFEVINVLWQIYNLNDRSEEVRKQKRGAIIILGMLSLEDNQIAVKGFDSLLNIGLGEEGKDDLILGRYTCIALQRVISADAKKNSTVVKIPREEEAIAKFKQILIDYNENPEWYSISEEAIDAIFQLSSEPDRVCSDVIKSKAIAVFDDSKASVENPGIALSQLLFIAGHVAIKTIVFLEKLEGQFKKKKHEAESKKGTGISNNGGAGGAGSAAAASGGAADTQEEANEENELEMIGGTSEDDFADAVVHVKERELLYGDYSLLGRFGPLVKEICAHPKQFPNLRLQRSAVLCLAKLMCVSSIYCEENLPLLLQIMEKSDDPVTRCNCVLGLGDVAVCFNNIVDENTEYIYSRLTDENIMVQRTCLMTVTFLILAGQVKVKGQLSSMAKCLENPDQSISDMCRLFFAELATKDNAIYNGFIDIFSGLSNDQTLAKDEMKRIIRFLVGFIDKEKHQKQLAEKLLARLPKCQSENQWQDVAFVLQTIPYKNDAITAALEEGFTLVSAKH
- a CDS encoding membrane bound o-acyl transferase, putative yields the protein MISIIQDGISQLSGISGLDEANLKILICTLLSFPFSIIFKRLPDQDYTLKNIYNVAVSCFYVFGICDLRSGISTLLISATGSYFITRYVRTKSMPWINFLFLMIHMAYSHVHLQFFKEYDPKQIDITGAQMILVMKLSAFGWNIHDGKQPRSALNEFNKTRAIPRHPNVLPYIGYVFFYASLLTGPAFDYADYDKFIHGTLFDDVPEEKRPGKNKRRIPRSGVQAFKKLLLGFFWAFLLFQSDKFVTMEYMFTSDFVHYHGLFYRIIYMWILGFTFRLKYYTIWTIAEGACILCGIGYNGVDPETGEFKWNRVQNIDPWSFETGQNVHACLEAWNQNTNIWLKNYVYLRVAKPGKKPGFKSTIFTFTTSAFWHGTRPGYYLTFIVGALLQTVGKFYRRNFRPIFLEADGKTPKPTKIVYDFVCWANTQLAFGFFSQPFVILGFTKSLECWASVYYWLLWVIALSFFTFSGPFAKPVTKFFKSLQPSYRAQQRKSREDKYKLNNEEASIVEQAVGAKLGQDYDIPTLGLPPFDVFTDFDQKEVDHDIQHLRKAWTSFRGRRGSINENDFEGLKNAYNNFTNEINDIFNTKKEEFKKQKLDKQN